GCCGCGCCTCGACGATCGTGCCGGCCATGGTCGGGCACACGATCGGCGTCCACAACGGCAAAGCGCACGTTCCCGTCTACGTCACCGAGAACATGGTCGGGCACAAGCTCGGCGAGTTCGCTCCGACGCGCCACTTCCGTGGTCACGGCGGTGAGAAAGCTGCGGTGAAACCGGCATGACCGACGGAACGCAGTCTCAGCACGCCGTCGCGCACTTGCGGTTCGTGCGCATGGCTCCGCGCAAGCTTCGCCGCGTCGCCGACGCGATTCGCGGCAAGAGCGTGCGCGAAGCGCTCGTGATGCTCAAGTTTGCCGACGTTTACGCCGCCGAGCCCATCGAGAAGCTGGTGCGCAGCGCCGTTGCCAACGCGGGCAATAACCACGACATGAATAGCGACGATCTGTATATCGCGCGGATCACCGTCGACGGCGGTCCGGGCGGACGCTTCACCAAGCGATTGGATCCGCGGGCCCAAGGGCGCGCGTATTTCAAGCGCAAGCGTCTCTCGCACGTGACCGTGATCGTCAGCGAACAGGCGCCGGCCAAAGCGCCGCGCAAGCGCGCCGGTGCCAGCGTCCGAGTCGCGCGCACCACGCGTCGCTCCACCGCAGCGGCGTCGACGAGCAAGAAGAAAACTTCCGCGCGCAAGCGCACCGCAAAAGCGGCCACCGCCAAGAAAGCTGCGGAGTAACCATGGGTCAAAAAATTCATCCGGTCGGACTTCGCCTGGGCATCACGCGCACGTGGGACAGCCGCTGGTTCGAGGAAAAGCACTACATCGACTGGCTGCACGAAGACGTCGCCATCCGCAAGTTCTTCAACAAGTGGATGCGTTCGGCGGCAATCAGCAAGATCGAGATCGAGCGCCGCGCCAACCAGGCTCGCGTGATCATCAACACCGCCAAGCCGGGCATCATCATCGGCAAGCGCGGCGTGGGCATCGAAGAGATCCGCAAGAACCTCGAGTCGCTGACCAAGAAGAACGTGCAAGTCAACGTCGTCGAGATCAAGCATCCCGAGCTCGACGCGCGGTTGGTCGGTCAGAACATCGTCGACCAGCTCGAAAAGCGCATTGCGTTCCGCCGGGCGATGAAGCAGGCGATCATGCGTACGATGAAGGCCGGCGCGCGCGGCGTGAAGGTGCAGGTTTCGGGTCGCCTCGGCGGCGCGGAAATCGCGCGCACCGAGCGCAACGCCGACGGTAAGGTGCCGCTGCACACGCTGCGGGCCGACATCGATTACGCGCACGTCGAAGCGTTCACGACGTTCGGTCGCATCGGCGTCAAAGTGTGGATCTATCGCGGCGAAGTGCTGCCGGATCAACCCCGTATGGACGGCGCGACGCGCGAGCGTGGCGAGCGCGGCGGTCGCGATCGTCGCGAGCGCGGCGGACGCGGCGGACGCGGACGCGGTGGGGATCGTCCCGCACCGGCACCGCGCCCAGCCGTAACCGAAGCCGAACCCGCGTTCGCAGAACCGGCGACGCCCGAACCGGCTGAGGCACTGGTCAAATTCCCGGCTGAAGAATCCGAAGCGCAAGCGCTAACCGAAGCAACGCAGGAAACTGGTATGGGGGACCCCAGCGGCTCTGCCGCGCGGGGGGCGGCGGAGGCAAGCGAAGCGCAGCCGGAGCGCCAGTTAGACGAAGCGCAAGCGCTCACCGAGGCGTCGCAAGAAGCGCCGCCGCCCGAGGTATTCGAATAATGTTGACTCCTAAACGCGTCAAATGGCGCAAAGTACAGCGCGGTCGCATGACCGGTGCTGCGGTGCGAGGCAGCGCGCTCACGTTCGGCGATTACGGATTGCAGGCGATGGAGCCGTGCTGGATGACCAACCGCCAAATCGAAGCGGCGCGTATTGCATTGACGCGCCACATCAAACGCGGCGGCAAAGTCTGGATCAAGGTGTTCCCCGACAAACCGGTGACGAAGAAGCCGGCCGAAGTCCGCATGGGTGCCGGCAAAGGTAATCCGGAGGTGTGGGTCGCCGTCGTGCGCCCGGGCCGTATTCTGTTCGAACTTTCGGGCGTCGATGCAGCCGTCGCACGCGAAGCGCTGCGCCGCGCCGCCGCCAAGTTGCCGATCGGTACGAAGATCATCTCGCGCGAGGAGGGCTGAAAAGTGACGAAGAGCGAGCTCGACGAGCTGCGCGTCCTAACGCTGAACGAACTTCAGCAGAAGGCGCGCGACACCAAATCGGAACTCTTCAATCTGCGCTTC
The window above is part of the Candidatus Baltobacteraceae bacterium genome. Proteins encoded here:
- the rpsS gene encoding 30S ribosomal protein S19, with protein sequence MGRSLKKGPFVADHLVKKVEKLNETREKRVIKTWSRASTIVPAMVGHTIGVHNGKAHVPVYVTENMVGHKLGEFAPTRHFRGHGGEKAAVKPA
- the rplV gene encoding 50S ribosomal protein L22, producing MTDGTQSQHAVAHLRFVRMAPRKLRRVADAIRGKSVREALVMLKFADVYAAEPIEKLVRSAVANAGNNHDMNSDDLYIARITVDGGPGGRFTKRLDPRAQGRAYFKRKRLSHVTVIVSEQAPAKAPRKRAGASVRVARTTRRSTAAASTSKKKTSARKRTAKAATAKKAAE
- the rplP gene encoding 50S ribosomal protein L16, with protein sequence MLTPKRVKWRKVQRGRMTGAAVRGSALTFGDYGLQAMEPCWMTNRQIEAARIALTRHIKRGGKVWIKVFPDKPVTKKPAEVRMGAGKGNPEVWVAVVRPGRILFELSGVDAAVAREALRRAAAKLPIGTKIISREEG